A DNA window from Effusibacillus lacus contains the following coding sequences:
- a CDS encoding 3-hydroxybutyrate dehydrogenase — protein MSGILEQKVAIVTGAASGIGLEIARTFAGEGAKVIVSDLDEEASQAAAKRLQNEGYEALGLPCDVTVEEQFKNCIDITHKAFGRLDILVNNAGLQHVAPIEQFSTEKFELLIKVMLTGPFIGIKNAFPIMKRQGFGRVINIASINGLVGFAGKAAYNSAKHGVIGLTKVAALEGAAHGITVNALCPGYVDTPLVRNQLEDLAKTRNVPLEKVLEEVIYPLVPQKRLLSTKEVADYAVFLASDKGRSITGTSVVIDGGYTAQ, from the coding sequence TTGAGCGGAATCCTGGAGCAAAAAGTGGCGATCGTAACAGGTGCGGCTAGCGGAATTGGACTGGAAATAGCCCGTACGTTTGCCGGCGAGGGCGCGAAAGTTATTGTTTCGGACCTCGATGAGGAAGCGTCCCAGGCTGCGGCAAAGCGGCTCCAGAACGAAGGGTATGAAGCATTGGGGCTGCCCTGTGACGTTACCGTGGAAGAACAGTTTAAGAATTGCATTGATATAACGCACAAAGCATTCGGGAGGCTGGACATTCTCGTCAACAACGCAGGCTTGCAGCACGTTGCTCCGATTGAGCAGTTCAGTACCGAGAAGTTTGAGCTGTTGATCAAAGTGATGCTGACAGGACCTTTCATTGGAATCAAAAATGCCTTCCCGATTATGAAGCGACAGGGATTTGGCCGTGTCATCAACATTGCATCCATCAACGGGTTGGTTGGATTTGCCGGGAAAGCGGCCTACAACAGCGCCAAGCACGGAGTAATCGGATTGACCAAGGTGGCTGCGTTAGAAGGAGCTGCCCACGGGATTACCGTAAACGCTCTGTGTCCCGGCTATGTGGATACGCCGCTGGTTCGCAATCAGTTGGAAGATTTGGCGAAGACCCGAAACGTCCCGTTGGAGAAGGTGTTGGAGGAAGTGATCTACCCCCTTGTTCCCCAGAAGCGCTTGCTTTCCACGAAAGAAGTGGCTGACTATGCGGTGTTTCTGGCGAGCGACAAAGGCAGGAGCATCACTGGTACGTCCGTTGTGATTGACGGTGGGTATACCGCGCAATAA
- a CDS encoding AMP-binding protein codes for MTSKAVWVPDQSLIESTRLYQWMKQLGFDDYESFLQASVKDIAWFWQEAERVLGIEWFRPYETTLDLSKGIKWPDWYVGGQLNVVHNAVDKWAKNPATSQQTALVWEGDDGTVKRYTFAELSSWVARVALGLRKQGIDKGDRISIYMPMIPETVVVMLAAAKIGAMFSPAFSGYGADAVATRLNAATAKMLVTADGFLRRGKAVPMKEEADKAAAMAPSVEKVVVVRRLGRDIPWTEGRDMDWSELDSATGAASTQIMNSSDPLMLLYTSGTTGKPKGAVHTHAGFPLKAAFDAGICMDLKQGDTLFWVTDMGWMMGPFMIFGALLNGAAAVLYEGSPDYPEPDRLWKLTADHRVTHLGISPTLIRSLMKHGESWVKKHDISSLRVIGSTGEPWNPEPWMWLFERVGNSRIPIFNYSGGTEISGGILGNVLVRPIGPVTFNSPLPGMDVQVYDEHGQPVRNTVGELVIKQPWVGMTNGFWQEPERYESAYWNRWPDTWVHGDWVTLDDEGFWTITGRSDDTLNVAGKRLGPAEVESVLVGHPAVLEAGTIGVPDELKGEVAVCFVVLRPGHEMTDKLRQELLDLVADKLGKALRPKTLYFVNDLPKTRNGKILRRAMRAAYLDKDAGDLSSLENPDAVETVRKLAHNN; via the coding sequence GTGACGAGCAAAGCAGTATGGGTTCCCGATCAGTCCTTGATTGAATCGACCCGTCTGTATCAGTGGATGAAGCAGCTTGGTTTTGACGACTATGAGAGTTTCTTGCAGGCATCTGTCAAAGACATCGCCTGGTTCTGGCAGGAGGCGGAACGGGTTCTCGGCATCGAGTGGTTCCGTCCTTATGAAACGACGCTTGATCTGTCTAAGGGCATCAAATGGCCCGACTGGTATGTGGGCGGCCAATTGAATGTTGTTCACAACGCGGTTGACAAATGGGCGAAGAATCCGGCCACTTCCCAACAAACGGCGCTGGTTTGGGAAGGAGACGATGGTACGGTCAAACGGTACACCTTTGCCGAACTCAGCAGCTGGGTGGCCCGTGTGGCACTGGGTCTTCGCAAACAGGGTATCGACAAAGGGGATCGAATCTCCATCTACATGCCGATGATTCCGGAGACGGTTGTGGTGATGCTGGCTGCGGCAAAAATCGGGGCCATGTTCTCCCCGGCATTCTCCGGTTACGGAGCCGATGCGGTGGCAACAAGACTGAACGCGGCAACAGCGAAAATGCTGGTCACAGCGGACGGGTTCCTGCGGCGCGGCAAAGCGGTTCCGATGAAAGAGGAAGCGGACAAGGCGGCTGCCATGGCTCCTTCAGTGGAGAAGGTAGTGGTCGTAAGAAGGTTGGGCCGGGACATTCCGTGGACGGAAGGACGGGACATGGACTGGAGTGAATTGGATTCCGCCACAGGGGCTGCCTCCACCCAAATCATGAACAGTTCCGATCCGTTAATGCTGTTGTATACATCCGGGACTACCGGGAAGCCGAAAGGGGCGGTTCATACCCATGCGGGATTCCCGTTGAAGGCAGCCTTTGACGCAGGCATTTGCATGGACCTGAAACAGGGAGATACCCTGTTCTGGGTCACCGATATGGGCTGGATGATGGGACCGTTCATGATCTTCGGGGCCTTACTCAATGGTGCGGCTGCGGTGCTCTACGAAGGATCGCCCGATTATCCGGAGCCGGATCGGTTGTGGAAACTGACAGCCGATCACCGCGTGACGCATCTGGGCATATCGCCCACCCTGATCCGCTCCCTTATGAAACATGGGGAGTCCTGGGTGAAGAAGCACGACATCAGCAGTCTGCGGGTCATCGGGTCCACGGGGGAACCCTGGAACCCGGAACCCTGGATGTGGCTTTTTGAACGGGTTGGCAACAGCCGAATCCCCATTTTCAACTATTCAGGCGGCACAGAGATCTCCGGCGGCATTCTTGGCAATGTGCTGGTTCGTCCGATTGGACCCGTCACCTTCAACTCTCCGCTGCCGGGCATGGATGTTCAGGTTTATGACGAGCACGGGCAGCCGGTTCGCAACACAGTCGGCGAGTTGGTGATCAAACAGCCTTGGGTCGGCATGACCAACGGTTTCTGGCAGGAACCCGAAAGATATGAGAGCGCCTACTGGAACCGCTGGCCCGACACCTGGGTCCACGGGGATTGGGTAACACTTGATGATGAAGGCTTCTGGACCATCACAGGCCGTTCCGACGATACATTGAACGTGGCAGGAAAACGCTTGGGGCCGGCGGAAGTGGAATCGGTTCTCGTAGGTCATCCGGCAGTGCTGGAGGCGGGAACCATTGGAGTCCCGGATGAGTTGAAAGGGGAAGTGGCCGTCTGTTTTGTCGTCCTGAGACCGGGTCATGAAATGACAGACAAACTGCGGCAAGAGCTGCTGGACCTGGTGGCTGACAAACTGGGCAAAGCCCTCCGCCCGAAAACTCTCTACTTCGTAAACGACCTGCCAAAGACCCGAAACGGCAAGATCCTGCGCCGGGCCATGCGAGCCGCTTACCTTGACAAAGATGCAGGCGACCTGTCTTCACTGGAAAACCCGGATGCGGTGGAAACGGTTCGCAAACTTGCACATAATAACTGA
- a CDS encoding type II toxin-antitoxin system RelE/ParE family toxin: MPTILLTDPFREDFDKLTGIEQKQARKALRMLAQDPRYPSLQIHKIRGTAFWEAYVNMDIRIIFENTGDTLIVHAIGHQTF; encoded by the coding sequence ATGCCGACGATTCTTCTAACTGATCCTTTTCGAGAAGACTTTGATAAACTTACCGGGATCGAACAAAAACAGGCTCGAAAGGCGCTCAGGATGTTGGCACAGGATCCGAGGTATCCCTCTCTACAGATTCATAAGATCCGAGGAACTGCTTTTTGGGAAGCCTATGTAAACATGGATATCCGAATAATCTTTGAGAACACTGGCGATACGTTGATCGTTCATGCCATTGGACACCAGACATTCTGA
- a CDS encoding AbrB/MazE/SpoVT family DNA-binding domain-containing protein, with amino-acid sequence MKQIIQQVQKRMLISLAQMAKDLNLQEGDHVLIQERDGGIFIRPVAWHDKSQEYFWTKEWQERIKRSLEALEKGNYKKFENVDELLKELGEEEDADDSSN; translated from the coding sequence ATGAAGCAAATTATACAGCAAGTGCAAAAACGTATGCTTATCAGTCTGGCGCAGATGGCAAAGGATTTAAACTTGCAGGAAGGCGACCATGTACTGATTCAAGAGCGAGACGGTGGTATTTTTATTAGACCGGTTGCTTGGCACGATAAGTCCCAAGAATACTTTTGGACCAAAGAATGGCAGGAACGAATAAAACGCAGCCTTGAAGCTCTTGAAAAGGGAAATTACAAGAAGTTTGAGAATGTGGACGAGCTATTAAAGGAGTTAGGGGAGGAAGAGGATGCCGACGATTCTTCTAACTGA
- a CDS encoding class I SAM-dependent methyltransferase, with the protein MNKISPGIYDFFMQPLEKKWFRSIREKLLSEAEGDVLEIGCGTGINFSLYRDVHSVTAIDPNPLMMERSAARLQQARVPINCIIANAESLPFPDSSFDTVVATLVLCSIPNPEKALQELRRVLKPNGKALFFEHVAMEIRWLRFLQDMLTPLWRRVCDGCHLNRHSQELIQKSGFRIVSVNGHWNNLFLEIRAEK; encoded by the coding sequence GTGAATAAAATATCCCCCGGAATCTATGACTTCTTCATGCAGCCATTGGAAAAGAAATGGTTCCGGTCCATCCGAGAAAAACTGCTTTCAGAAGCGGAAGGCGATGTGCTGGAAATTGGATGTGGAACCGGTATCAATTTTTCACTGTACCGTGATGTCCACAGTGTTACTGCAATCGATCCGAATCCCTTGATGATGGAACGTTCCGCAGCACGCCTACAGCAAGCTCGTGTACCGATAAACTGCATAATTGCAAATGCGGAATCCCTTCCTTTCCCCGACAGTTCGTTTGATACCGTGGTTGCAACATTGGTGCTTTGTTCCATTCCCAATCCGGAAAAAGCATTGCAGGAATTGAGGAGAGTCCTGAAACCCAACGGAAAAGCGCTGTTCTTTGAACATGTAGCCATGGAAATCCGATGGTTGCGATTTTTGCAGGACATGCTGACCCCTCTTTGGAGGAGGGTTTGTGACGGCTGTCATCTCAACCGGCACTCCCAAGAGCTGATACAAAAGTCCGGTTTCAGGATTGTTTCCGTTAACGGGCACTGGAACAACTTGTTCCTTGAAATCAGGGCTGAAAAGTAG
- the spoIIR gene encoding stage II sporulation protein R — protein MRVRSRVLAGVAGWVLAGTLLTGSQAGFVASADEYAGTTVVDEEAPLIPNDAVRLRIIANSDSPEDQALKRQIRDRIIDEVGRRLRGAGDRQQARQVIEANVPIFTLMAAQAVKEAGYSYTVKTDYGRVPFPTKVYGNNVYPAGEYEALRIVVGEGKGQNWWCVLFPPLCFVDLANGDAVQAKDMEAKSEPLATIEVPAGENQTAQMVQVRLGIVDGLKSLFEKIGEFLKSLFA, from the coding sequence ATGCGGGTACGAAGTCGGGTTCTGGCGGGAGTTGCGGGATGGGTTTTGGCAGGAACGCTGTTAACGGGATCCCAGGCGGGATTTGTTGCAAGTGCTGACGAATATGCAGGGACAACGGTGGTGGATGAGGAAGCTCCCCTGATTCCGAATGACGCAGTCCGCCTGCGGATCATTGCCAACTCTGACTCACCGGAGGATCAGGCACTCAAGCGTCAGATTCGCGACCGCATCATAGATGAAGTGGGCCGTCGTCTGCGGGGTGCCGGGGACAGGCAACAGGCACGGCAGGTTATTGAGGCGAATGTGCCAATTTTTACCCTCATGGCGGCACAAGCAGTTAAAGAAGCGGGTTACTCCTATACTGTCAAAACCGACTATGGCAGGGTCCCGTTCCCGACCAAGGTCTATGGGAACAACGTCTATCCGGCAGGCGAATACGAGGCATTAAGAATCGTCGTGGGAGAAGGAAAAGGGCAGAACTGGTGGTGCGTGCTGTTCCCGCCCCTCTGTTTCGTGGATCTGGCCAACGGCGATGCCGTGCAGGCCAAAGACATGGAAGCGAAATCCGAACCGCTGGCAACCATTGAAGTCCCGGCGGGTGAGAATCAAACAGCCCAGATGGTCCAAGTGCGCCTGGGGATTGTGGACGGTCTGAAATCCCTGTTTGAAAAAATTGGCGAATTCCTCAAGTCTCTCTTTGCCTGA
- a CDS encoding ABC transporter ATP-binding protein, with protein MVKTVLELDNVSKTIGEKIIVQPFSLRLSAGQVLALCGGNGAGKSTILRMIAGILQPSSGTIRVCGLEWKHSRKEFAGKIGYMPDDFQFGQSLTARETLGFFAELRGVSRDKADQTLELVGLSEVANRQVSGFSKGMRQRLLFAQALLADPPLLILDEPTNGLDPYWMRSFVSLLNTVKKAGQSVIFSTHNLGIAEETADQAVFLREGCIVSSGPIEQYRNQYGAMGLIGAFSESAKPDLRQRET; from the coding sequence GTGGTTAAGACCGTCCTGGAGTTGGATAACGTAAGCAAGACAATTGGCGAAAAAATAATTGTCCAGCCATTTTCCCTGCGGCTGTCTGCCGGACAAGTATTGGCGCTGTGCGGTGGCAACGGTGCCGGCAAGAGCACGATTCTCCGTATGATCGCCGGCATTCTGCAGCCGTCTTCGGGAACGATCAGGGTGTGCGGCCTGGAGTGGAAACACAGCCGGAAAGAATTTGCCGGAAAAATCGGCTATATGCCGGACGACTTCCAGTTTGGCCAGTCCTTGACCGCCCGGGAAACTCTAGGCTTTTTTGCCGAACTACGGGGTGTATCCCGTGACAAAGCGGATCAGACGCTGGAGTTGGTAGGTCTGTCAGAAGTGGCGAACCGGCAGGTATCCGGTTTTTCCAAAGGGATGCGCCAAAGGCTGTTGTTCGCCCAGGCACTGCTGGCCGATCCGCCCTTGCTGATTCTGGATGAGCCGACAAACGGGCTCGACCCTTATTGGATGCGGTCCTTTGTATCCCTGCTGAACACCGTGAAGAAAGCGGGCCAATCGGTGATCTTCTCCACCCACAACCTGGGGATTGCCGAAGAAACGGCCGATCAGGCCGTGTTTTTGCGGGAAGGGTGTATTGTCAGTTCCGGTCCGATCGAACAATACCGGAACCAGTATGGAGCAATGGGACTCATTGGTGCGTTCTCGGAGTCGGCGAAACCGGATCTCAGGCAAAGAGAGACTTGA
- a CDS encoding ABC transporter permease: protein MNFWIVAKREIKLGFRNPWSYSFLALFTLFSLALLLIQSQNAYNMQGYTHAAGTMMNLTLYLLPLMTLLLGSFSVTSEKEDGSWQLLSTYSLSSSALLIGKFMGLTAVLLAITCFAYGLSGIVGSLVGHSFALESLLSLLLFSIGIVLLYLGIAVWIGSLSRNRWQALTYAVGIWFATILAWPTLLLSVLGFLPYWMIQPSLEVLTLLNPAEFVRVFAVMKLGGGSVFGPEYYRWVNWAERPMGTLVFLAGYLVWIGESLGLAIYFWERGRYRG, encoded by the coding sequence GTGAATTTCTGGATCGTCGCCAAGCGGGAAATCAAACTGGGATTTCGCAACCCCTGGTCCTACTCATTTCTGGCTCTGTTCACCCTGTTCAGTTTGGCGCTGCTGTTGATACAATCCCAGAATGCATACAACATGCAAGGGTATACCCACGCTGCTGGAACCATGATGAACCTGACTTTGTACCTGCTGCCGCTGATGACCCTATTGCTTGGCTCTTTCTCTGTCACTTCCGAGAAAGAGGATGGCAGTTGGCAGCTGCTGTCCACCTATTCGCTTTCCTCATCCGCACTGTTGATTGGGAAGTTTATGGGGTTGACGGCAGTGCTGCTGGCCATTACCTGCTTTGCGTACGGCCTGTCAGGCATTGTCGGGTCCCTTGTGGGACACTCGTTTGCTCTTGAGTCCCTTTTGTCCCTGCTGTTGTTCTCGATTGGGATTGTCCTGTTATATCTGGGGATTGCTGTTTGGATCGGCAGTTTGTCCCGCAACCGCTGGCAAGCTTTGACCTATGCTGTAGGGATCTGGTTTGCGACCATATTGGCTTGGCCCACCCTGCTGCTGTCCGTCCTGGGCTTTCTTCCCTATTGGATGATCCAGCCGTCGCTGGAGGTGCTTACCCTCCTGAATCCGGCCGAATTTGTCCGGGTATTTGCCGTCATGAAGCTGGGGGGCGGTTCTGTCTTTGGACCGGAGTATTACAGGTGGGTCAACTGGGCGGAACGCCCGATGGGCACCCTTGTCTTCCTGGCCGGGTACCTTGTGTGGATCGGAGAGTCATTGGGTCTTGCGATTTATTTTTGGGAAAGAGGCAGATACCGTGGTTAA
- a CDS encoding nitrous oxide reductase accessory protein NosL, with amino-acid sequence MMKKIFTVLFGSLFLTSVLVAGCGREEAKPVAIAAGVDKCDVCNMLVPDDHNATETILKNGKVLKFDDIGCQNAWSTKNGKDQIQARFVRDFNSKEWIKLENATFAYDKDFKTAMAYGVLSFKDKAAAQKYIDEQKKGKLLTPADLETHSWERNMEMMKQMKQQPNMQQNAH; translated from the coding sequence ATGATGAAGAAAATTTTTACCGTACTGTTTGGAAGTCTGTTTTTGACATCCGTACTGGTTGCGGGATGCGGCCGGGAAGAAGCAAAACCGGTGGCTATCGCCGCCGGCGTGGACAAGTGTGATGTGTGCAACATGCTGGTTCCCGATGACCACAATGCAACCGAAACCATCCTGAAAAACGGCAAGGTGCTGAAGTTCGACGACATCGGCTGCCAGAATGCATGGAGCACCAAGAACGGAAAAGATCAAATTCAGGCGCGCTTTGTCCGCGATTTCAACTCCAAAGAGTGGATCAAACTGGAGAATGCCACATTTGCTTACGACAAAGATTTCAAAACGGCAATGGCCTACGGAGTTCTCTCGTTTAAAGACAAAGCCGCGGCACAAAAGTATATTGACGAGCAGAAAAAAGGGAAACTGCTGACCCCGGCCGATCTGGAAACACATAGCTGGGAACGCAACATGGAAATGATGAAACAAATGAAACAGCAGCCTAACATGCAGCAAAATGCTCACTAA
- a CDS encoding right-handed parallel beta-helix repeat-containing protein has translation MQASRILATAFIIATAATAVSFHLASPARAEPDLQSMIDRAKPGETIVVPSDLYEGPIVITKSLTIKPEGDVRIAAKGEQPALLIHASQVEVSGLTIIDPRNNPEQVVVLLKGFNNKLRNLKISTRGIGLKLEGASGSILEDIRIEGTADPQAGDTSFMNQGNGIDLFDSHDNVIRGAFLLGVQDGIYLEKSHRNEIADSRVENSRYAIHVMYAEDTDIRRNESVRNVTGAMVMEADRTEINGNRFIKSSDNVHSQGILLYEAANSVVTGNRIEGNRVGLYVEQSASNDISDNQLLHNFVGAQLSSSENNRLFRNDFISNVIQVQAEDSHNNQLRENFWDDHQGIDFSGSGRSDLPYKADPFFLTVTNAIPSLQILFNAPGMFVLESMFQNDTGNWMTDESPLMRPVHPPPSSDESQPSALWVSCILFLAGAVPFFRKGVKRI, from the coding sequence TTGCAGGCATCCCGCATATTGGCAACAGCTTTCATCATCGCAACAGCAGCGACCGCCGTCTCGTTTCACTTGGCTTCCCCCGCGAGAGCCGAACCGGATTTGCAATCGATGATTGACCGTGCGAAGCCCGGTGAAACGATTGTAGTTCCTTCCGATTTGTATGAGGGACCGATCGTCATAACCAAATCGCTCACAATCAAACCCGAGGGGGACGTGCGAATAGCGGCAAAAGGGGAACAACCCGCTTTGTTGATACACGCCAGTCAGGTTGAAGTGTCAGGTCTGACCATTATTGACCCGCGCAACAACCCTGAACAGGTGGTCGTCCTGCTGAAAGGCTTCAACAACAAGCTGCGCAATCTCAAGATTTCTACCCGCGGCATCGGTCTGAAACTGGAAGGAGCCAGCGGCAGCATACTGGAGGACATTCGCATCGAGGGCACGGCAGACCCTCAGGCCGGAGATACGTCGTTTATGAACCAGGGCAACGGCATTGATCTGTTCGATTCACACGACAATGTGATCCGGGGGGCTTTCCTCTTAGGAGTCCAGGACGGGATCTATCTGGAGAAAAGCCACCGGAACGAAATTGCCGACAGCCGGGTGGAAAATTCCCGCTATGCAATTCATGTGATGTATGCGGAAGACACGGACATTCGCCGAAACGAATCGGTCCGAAATGTTACGGGCGCCATGGTGATGGAAGCCGACAGAACGGAAATCAATGGCAACCGGTTTATCAAATCCAGTGACAATGTCCATTCCCAGGGAATCCTGCTGTATGAGGCAGCCAATTCGGTTGTAACGGGCAATCGGATTGAAGGCAACCGGGTCGGGTTATATGTGGAACAATCCGCCTCCAATGACATCTCAGACAATCAGCTTCTGCATAATTTCGTGGGTGCGCAATTGTCTAGTTCGGAAAACAACCGGTTGTTCCGCAATGATTTTATCTCCAACGTCATTCAGGTGCAGGCGGAAGACAGCCACAACAATCAATTGCGCGAAAATTTCTGGGACGACCATCAGGGTATCGATTTCTCAGGCTCAGGACGCAGCGACCTTCCTTATAAGGCGGATCCGTTTTTTCTGACGGTAACGAATGCGATCCCCTCCCTGCAGATTCTGTTTAACGCACCGGGCATGTTCGTTCTGGAGTCCATGTTCCAAAATGACACCGGCAATTGGATGACAGACGAATCGCCGTTGATGCGGCCGGTCCATCCTCCGCCCTCATCCGATGAATCCCAGCCGTCAGCCCTGTGGGTCAGCTGCATTCTGTTTCTCGCTGGTGCAGTCCCATTTTTCCGAAAAGGGGTAAAACGAATATGA
- a CDS encoding GNAT family N-acetyltransferase, translating to MSGIQGMKVYKFAYSGSKMQVYREDGRMRDTIAIRRATAADLESVSSLLEEAGIRSMGLDKWIESFIVAETVRDHQAESAEGHGTEPPHRRSSEIVATAGLEQYDSKGLLRSLVIRSKAWSAEDGLRMLQLVLAYAEETGFSELYLLTESPSLFIHMGFAPVACEEVAPELLESLHFRQHRERAVPMRKVLQA from the coding sequence ATGAGCGGGATTCAAGGAATGAAAGTGTACAAGTTTGCATATTCTGGCAGCAAAATGCAAGTCTACCGGGAGGATGGAAGAATGCGGGACACGATTGCGATTCGCCGGGCGACGGCCGCAGATTTGGAAAGTGTCTCTTCTTTGTTGGAGGAAGCGGGGATTCGATCGATGGGCTTGGACAAATGGATTGAATCTTTCATTGTTGCGGAAACTGTCCGCGACCATCAGGCGGAATCGGCTGAAGGCCACGGGACGGAACCGCCCCACCGCAGATCCTCGGAGATTGTGGCGACGGCAGGTCTTGAACAATATGATTCGAAAGGACTATTGCGTTCCCTTGTCATCCGATCAAAGGCCTGGTCTGCGGAGGACGGATTGCGCATGTTGCAGCTGGTGCTCGCTTATGCGGAAGAGACTGGGTTTTCCGAATTGTACTTACTCACAGAATCCCCATCTTTGTTTATCCACATGGGATTTGCCCCGGTGGCATGCGAAGAAGTCGCTCCGGAGCTGCTGGAATCCCTGCATTTTCGCCAGCATCGGGAACGGGCTGTTCCCATGCGAAAAGTTCTGCAGGCTTAA
- a CDS encoding L-threonylcarbamoyladenylate synthase: protein MNTLRLGTSDQAIEQAAALLRQGELVAFPTETVYGLGAHALDPLAVDKIFAAKGRPSDNPLIVHIAHRDQLAGLAESLPPVAEQLMEVFWPGPLTLILPRRAGVPDRVTAGLSTVAVRMPDHPVALALLEQTGVPIAAPSANRSGRPSPTSAEHVLEDLEGRVAAVVDGGDTGVGVESTVLDVTVDPPMILRPGGITKEMLEQVTGKVQVDPSLSENRHPDPGSAPRSPGMKYTHYAPQGEMWIVVGDVDKQSATIQSLVDKSRREGIKTGVLTTEERKGAYRADAVLSCGERGSLETVAAGLYGVLREFDQLGIERIYSESFPEAGIGMAVMNRLRKAAGYRVIRAEN, encoded by the coding sequence ATGAACACGCTTCGACTGGGTACAAGCGACCAAGCGATTGAACAGGCAGCCGCTCTGCTGCGGCAAGGGGAATTGGTGGCGTTTCCGACGGAAACGGTGTACGGTCTGGGCGCACACGCTCTGGATCCGCTGGCTGTGGATAAAATCTTTGCGGCCAAGGGGCGTCCTTCCGACAATCCGCTGATTGTTCACATTGCCCACAGGGATCAACTTGCCGGGCTTGCGGAGTCGTTGCCGCCCGTTGCGGAACAATTAATGGAAGTGTTCTGGCCGGGGCCTTTGACGTTGATCTTGCCAAGGCGAGCCGGTGTTCCGGACCGGGTGACGGCCGGGTTGTCCACAGTGGCGGTACGGATGCCGGATCATCCGGTGGCTCTTGCGCTGCTGGAACAGACAGGGGTCCCAATAGCCGCACCCAGTGCCAACCGCTCAGGGCGCCCCAGCCCGACATCGGCTGAGCATGTTCTGGAAGATCTGGAAGGGCGGGTTGCCGCTGTGGTGGACGGAGGGGATACCGGCGTGGGAGTCGAGTCAACAGTGCTTGACGTAACAGTAGATCCGCCCATGATTCTGCGCCCGGGCGGTATTACAAAAGAAATGTTGGAGCAAGTGACGGGGAAGGTGCAGGTGGACCCTTCCCTGTCAGAGAACCGGCATCCTGATCCGGGTTCGGCTCCTCGCTCCCCCGGCATGAAATATACCCACTATGCACCGCAAGGAGAAATGTGGATTGTGGTAGGAGATGTGGACAAGCAGTCGGCCACGATTCAGTCGCTTGTGGATAAGTCCCGGAGGGAAGGAATCAAGACGGGAGTGCTGACGACAGAAGAACGCAAGGGGGCTTACCGCGCCGATGCAGTTCTGTCATGTGGGGAACGGGGCAGCCTGGAAACGGTGGCAGCGGGATTGTACGGGGTCCTGCGGGAATTCGACCAATTGGGGATCGAACGGATCTACTCGGAAAGCTTTCCGGAAGCGGGAATTGGCATGGCGGTCATGAACCGGCTTCGGAAGGCGGCGGGGTACCGGGTGATTCGGGCAGAGAACTGA
- a CDS encoding VOC family protein, protein MIKQIATVAVYVEDQQKAKEFWTEKAGFVAKAEHPMGPNAFWLEVGPEGAETNLVIYPRAMMPNANELKPSIVFVCDDIQETYKAMAEKGVKFKEELKQMQWGTFAIFEDLDGNEYVLKG, encoded by the coding sequence ATGATCAAGCAGATCGCAACCGTAGCAGTCTATGTGGAGGACCAGCAGAAAGCGAAGGAGTTCTGGACGGAAAAAGCGGGTTTTGTCGCCAAGGCGGAACACCCGATGGGCCCCAACGCATTCTGGTTGGAAGTGGGTCCGGAAGGCGCTGAAACCAATCTGGTCATATATCCGAGAGCGATGATGCCGAACGCAAACGAATTGAAACCGTCAATTGTATTCGTTTGCGACGACATTCAGGAAACCTACAAAGCAATGGCTGAAAAAGGGGTCAAGTTTAAGGAAGAGTTGAAACAGATGCAGTGGGGCACCTTTGCGATCTTCGAGGACCTGGATGGAAATGAGTATGTTCTGAAGGGGTGA